In Chelmon rostratus isolate fCheRos1 chromosome 4, fCheRos1.pri, whole genome shotgun sequence, a genomic segment contains:
- the akr1a1b gene encoding aldo-keto reductase family 1 member A1-B — protein sequence MNDFAVLNTGRKMPLLGLGTWKSEPGKVKQAVVWALEAGYRHIDCAAIYGNEVEIGEALQDTLGPGKALRREDVFITSKLWNTRHHPEDVEPALLKTLKDLKLEYLDLYLIHWPYAFQRGDVPFPKKEDGTLLYDNIDYKLTWAAMEKLVEKGLVRSIGLSNFNSRQIDDILSVASIKPTVLQVEGHPYLAQVELLAHCRDRGLVMTAYSPLGSPDRAWKHPDEPVLLEESVIATLAEKYKKSPAQIILRWQTQRGVVTIPKSVTESRIKENIQVFDFTLEAEEMKSVTELNKGWRYIVPMIQVEGERVPRDAGHPHYPFNDPY from the exons ATGAATGACTTTGCAGTTCTCAACACAGGGCGGAAGATGCCCCTCCTTGGACTGGGAACATGGAAGAGTGAGCCAGGAAAG GTGAAACAAGCAGTTGTTTGGGCCTTGGAGGCTGGGTATCGCCACATTGACTGTGCAGCCATCTATGGCAATGAGGTTGAGATTGGAGAAGCCCTACAGGACACACTCGGCCCCGGCAAG GCCCTGAGACGTGAGGACGTGTTCATCACATCCAAGCTGTGGAACACCCGCCACCACCCAGAGGACGTGGAGCCGGCCCTCCTGAAGACCCTGAAGGACCTGAAGCTGGAGTACCTGGACCTTTACCTCATCCACTGGCCCTACGCCTTCCA ACGAGGAGACGTTCCTTTTCCCAAAAAGGAGGATGGAACCCTGCTGTATGACAACATAGACTACAAGCTGACCTGGGCTGCCAtggagaagctggtggagaaaGGCCTCGTCAGATCCATCGGCCTGTCCAACTTCAACAGTCGGCAGATAGATGATATCCTGTCTGTGGCCAGCATCAAGCCCACTGTGCTACAG GTAGAGGGCCACCCCTACCTGGCCCAGGTAGAGCTGCTGGCCCACTGTCGGGACCGGGGCCTGGTGATGACGGCCTACAGCCCCCTGGGCTCTCCTGACCGGGCCTGGAAACATCCAGATGAACCAGTTCTGCTTGAGGAGAGTGTGATCGCCACCCTCgcagagaaatacaaaaagtcCCCTGCTCAGATTATCCTGAG GTGGCAGACCCAACGAGGAGTGGTAACAATCCCCAAGAGTGTGACAGAGTCCCGTATCAAAGAGAACATTCAG gTGTTTGATTTTACCCTTGAAGCCGAGGAAATGAAAAGTGTTACAGAGCTGAACAAAGGCTGGCGTTACATTGTACCAATGATCCAA GTGGAAGGAGAACGTGTTCCCAGGGATGCAGGACATCCTCACTACCCTTTCAACGACCCCTACTGA
- the uhmk1 gene encoding serine/threonine-protein kinase Kist, whose amino-acid sequence MAHCGSSEPSAKVQAPRPDAIIPPQGSVDQSMKPVLFEIFGEIWTVQSRLGQGVSASVYRVSSGRATTAAVKEFQADTQGGDYGFHKERSVLEDIQGHKNIVTLYGVFTNHSCMGVATRCLLLELLDVSVSELLVRGSSGTQGGRPQQGHSMWLVQHCARDILEALAFLHREGYVHADLKPRNILWSADDECFKLIDFGLSFKEGNQDVKYIQTDGYRAPEAEIQNSLAQAGVEVEGDSGCTSAVDLWSLGIILLEMFSGIKLKDTIRSQEWKDNSAAIVDHFFASNSLLCPAIPVYHLRDLIKSMLLNNPKQRCTAETALLSPFFSIPFAPHIEDLVLLPSPVLRLLNLIDDSHLHNDEEYEDILEDMKEECQKYGSVVSLLIPKENPGKGQVFVEYANSSDSKEAQRLLTGRTFDGKFVVATFYPLSAYKRGYLYQTVQ is encoded by the exons ATGGCTCACTGCGGCTCCTCCGAGCCCAGCGCAAAGGTCCAGGCACCACGTCCGGACGCCATCATCCCGCCACAGGGTAGCGTAGACCAGAGCATGAAGCCCGTACTGTTCGAGATCTTCGGCGAGATTTGGACCGTACAGTCGCGGCTCGGCCAGGGAGTCTCGGCCTCGGTGTACCGGGTCAGCTCGGGCAGAGCCACCACAGCCGCTGTCAAGGAGTTTCAGGCTGACACTCAGGGAGGAGATTACGGGTTTCACAAGGAGAGATCGGTGTTGGAAGATATCCAGGGACATAAAAACATCG TGACACTGTACGGGGTGTTCACCAACCACAGCTGTATGGGTGTTGCCACTCGCTGTCTTCTGCTGGAGCTGTTGGATGTCAGTGTCTCTGAGCTGTTGGTGAGAGGCAGCAGTGGTACCCAGGGTGGCAG ACCCCAGCAGGGCCACTCCATGTGGCTCGTCCAGCACTGTGCCAGAGACATCCTGGAGGCTCTCGCCTTCCTCCACAGGGAAGGCTACGTCCACGCTGACCTCAAGCCACGCAACATTCTCTGGAGCGCCGATGACGAATGCTTCAAGCTCATCGACTTCGGCCTCAGCTTCAAAGAGGGAAACCAG GATGTCAAGTACATCCAGACAGACGGGTATCGTGCTCCAGAGGCTGAGATTCAGAACAGCCTCGCTCAGGCcggggtggaggtggagggggactCGGGCTGCACGTCCGCTGTGGACCTGTGGAGCCTGGGCATCATCCTGTTGGAGATGTTCTCAGGAATCAAACTCAAAGACACCATCCGGTCACAGGAGTGGAAG GACAACAGTGCTGCAATTGTTGACCATTTTTTTGCCAGCAACAGTCTTTTGTGTCCTGCCATTCCTGTCTATCACCTCAGAGACCTTATCAAAAG CATGCTTCTCAACAACCCAAAGCAAAGATGCACAGCTGAAACTGCCCTGCTGAGCCCATTCTTCAGTATTCCCTTTG ctcctCACATTGAGGACCTGGTTCTGCTGCCCTCTCCCGTTCTGCGTCTGCTCAACCTGATTGATGACAGCCATCTGCACAATGACGAAGAGTATGAAG ACATCCTGGAGGACATGAAAGAGGAGTGCCAGAAGTACGGCTCAGTGGTTTCGCTGCTCATCCCCAAGGAGAACCCAGGGAAAGGACAG GTGTTTGTAGAGTATGCCAACTCCAGTGACTCCAAAGAGGCTCAGAGGCTGCTGACGGGCCGCACCTTCGATGGGAAGTTTGTTGTCGCCACCTTCTACCCGCTCAGCGCCTATAAAAGAGGTTACTTGTACCAGACTGTGCAGTGA